In the genome of Paenibacillus pabuli, the window AAGACTTCCCTACGTTTGGCCGGCCTACGATAGCGGTTGTAATTCCTTCACGCAGTATCTTGCCTTGCTCTGCTGTTACAAGCAATTTATCGATTTCAGTCATGACCTGACTCGATTTTTCTTTAATAAATTCAGATGTTAGTGACTCTACATCATGCTCAGGATAATCGATATTAACTTCGATGTGAGCAAGCGTCTCCACCAGCGTGTATCTCAGATCGCGCAGCTTGGACGACAATTTGCCCTCCACCTGCTTGAGTGCAACGGAGAAAGCACGATCAGATTTGGAACGAATGAGATCCATTACGCCTTCTGCTTGAGAAAGATCAATCCGTCCATTGAGAAAGGCACGCTTCGTGAACTCGCCGGGTTCAGCGAGACGAATATCCAGCTGCAACAACAGATCCATTACGCGTTTAACCGACACTACTCCGCCATGGGCGCTAATCTCCACAACATCCTCTGTTGTGAAGGAACGTGGCCCCCGCATCACCGTCACCAAGACTTCCTCAATCTTCTCGCCAGTCCCCGGATCTATAATATGACCGTAATGGACCGTGTGGGATGCTGCCTGTGTTAGTGGGGTTTTGCTGCGAAAAATCTTCTCCGTCTCCGACACCGCATCCGGGCCGCTCACCCGGATTACAGCGATACCCGCTTCTCCGACAGCTGTTGATATCGCTGTAATCGTATCACTAATCATCGTTATCTCTCCTTGCTCTATTTTAAAATTGCGCCCCTCAGGACGCTCATATTAATTTCAATATATAGTTCAATTGTCCAGTTGCACCACAACACATCTTTCCACATCATACATATCTCGATAATGCATTTTTGCGGTCGCTCTTCCGATTGGGAAAAGTACTTCTGTACGAAAAAAGCAATGGCTTCTGCACCGGGCAGGAAGCCATTGCGTCTTCAATTTCGTGTTATTTCGTCGTAATGACTACGCGCCGA includes:
- the mnmE gene encoding tRNA uridine-5-carboxymethylaminomethyl(34) synthesis GTPase MnmE, yielding MISDTITAISTAVGEAGIAVIRVSGPDAVSETEKIFRSKTPLTQAASHTVHYGHIIDPGTGEKIEEVLVTVMRGPRSFTTEDVVEISAHGGVVSVKRVMDLLLQLDIRLAEPGEFTKRAFLNGRIDLSQAEGVMDLIRSKSDRAFSVALKQVEGKLSSKLRDLRYTLVETLAHIEVNIDYPEHDVESLTSEFIKEKSSQVMTEIDKLLVTAEQGKILREGITTAIVGRPNVGKSSLLNTLAQDNRAIVTDIPGTTRDVIEEFVTINNIPLKLLDTAGIRETMDVVEKIGVERSRSAVNEADLLLMVINAAEPLHQDEIELLEQIRGRQSIIIMNKMDLAPQVDREVLLRYIPEERLVPMSVKDDLGVDRLEDAISTLFFSGKLESADLTYVSNVRHIALLKKAKQSLIDAYEAAEQLIPIDMIQIDVRLAWEQLGEIVGDTAHDALIDQIFSQFCLGK